The genomic window GAGGAAATCGACTGCAAACCGGCTAGCAGCAGAATGCTAATAAACGGTGTGGTTTTCCAAACATCGGCAACGATCGTTGCCACCATCGCGAGCGTTGGGTCACCCAGCCAGTTAATCCCTTCTTGAATCAGCCCCAACTTCATCAGAATGTCGTTCACCACGCCAAACTGGTCATTAAAAATCCAGGTCCAAGCCAGGGCAATCAAGGCCGTTGGAAGGGCCCAAGGTAGGAGGGCGATCGTCCGCACGATCCCTCGACCGCGAAAGGACTGATTCAAGACAAGGGCAACGCCCATGCCCAGCACCAGCTCAATCACCACCGATACAACCGTAAACACCAGTGAGTTCGTCAAACTCTGCCAGAATCGGCCATCGCCGCTCATGCGGGCATAATTCGCCAACCCCGAGAACACTGGCTTCAGCTCTGTACCCAAATTCTGGGTAAATAGACTTTGCCAAAACGCCCGCAAAATCGGATAAGCAAACACCAACCCTAACAGGATCAAAGCCGGGGCCAACAGCAGCCAACCGATCTTCTTCTCTTCTTTCGCAATCGAATTCAAAACAAGTTCTCCCAAATGCTCAATTCGTCCGGCTCAATTCATCTCGCACAATGCTGGGGACAACCCGATTGGCGGTTATCCCAGTATTCGGCATCCAATCGCTAGGCATCCAACAGCAATCGCGTTTCCTTCGCGGCCGATTTCATCGCCTGCTCGGGGGTGAGACGGCCCGTCAGAGCCGCACTCAAATAG from Romeriopsis navalis LEGE 11480 includes these protein-coding regions:
- a CDS encoding carbohydrate ABC transporter permease; its protein translation is MNSIAKEEKKIGWLLLAPALILLGLVFAYPILRAFWQSLFTQNLGTELKPVFSGLANYARMSGDGRFWQSLTNSLVFTVVSVVIELVLGMGVALVLNQSFRGRGIVRTIALLPWALPTALIALAWTWIFNDQFGVVNDILMKLGLIQEGINWLGDPTLAMVATIVADVWKTTPFISILLLAGLQSISSDLYEAHAIDGATPWQSFRQITLPLLMPQILIAALFRIAQSFGIFDLIAVMTGGGPAGATEMVSLYVYSTVMRYLDFGYGSALVVVTFISLIISVAIASVVLKQLRKVKEAA